A stretch of Lathyrus oleraceus cultivar Zhongwan6 chromosome 6, CAAS_Psat_ZW6_1.0, whole genome shotgun sequence DNA encodes these proteins:
- the LOC127093931 gene encoding uncharacterized protein LOC127093931 has product MTTSLKDMTFNSVKLEKFDGGNFVRWQKKMKFLLTTLKVVYVLNTARPLEREEETIAEERERQKSDNDDYICMSHILNGMSDSLFDIYQSSNSAKELWEKLESRYVQENATSKKFLVSHFNNYKMVDNRYVMEQMYEIGRILNNYKQHAMHMDETIIKGNISLEQLGNHIRLEEVYRKQDDTKNQIAHEKVHVMEEGNSSKTSKKRKRDFGKSYENQNVNSNNNNRKKNKGNYYHYGKP; this is encoded by the exons ATGACAACATCACTCAAAGATATGACATTCAACTCTGTGAAATTGGAAAAGTTTGATGGAGGTAACTTTGTCCGTTGGCAGAAAAAGATGAAGTTTCTACTTACAACATTGAAAGTGGTGTATGTTCTGAATACTGCAAGACCATTAGAGAGGGAAGAAGAAACCATTGCTGAAGAGAGAGAAAGACAAAAATCGGACAATGATGATTACATTTGCATGAGTCATATTCTTAACGGTATGTCAGACTCTTTGTTCGACATCTATCAAAGTAGCAATTCTGCAAAGGAACTGTGGGAAAAACTAGAATCAAGATACGTGCAAGAAAATGCTACAAGTAAGAAGTTTCTTGTTTCTCATTTCAATAATTATAAAATGGTAGATAATAGATATGTAATGGAACAAATGTATGAAATTGGACGTATTCTCAATAACTACAAACAACATGCTATGCATATGGATGAAACAATTATT AAAGGGAATATATCTCTTGAGCAATTGGGTAATCACATTCGTTTAGAAGAAGTTTATCGTAAACAAGATGATACTAAAAATCAAATTGCTCATGAGAAAGTCCATGTAATGGAGGAAGGAAATTCAAGTAAAACTTCCAAGAAAAGGAAACGAGATTTTGGAAAATCTTATGAAAATCAAAATGTTAATAGCAATAATAACAATAGAAAGAAAAATAAAGGAAATTACTATCATTATGGAAAACCATAA
- the LOC127092735 gene encoding MLP-like protein 43 → MDLCGKVFTEYEIEASAAKFYNIFRKQLQHIPNISPEVHGARVIEGDWENVGSVIQWEYTIDGREESAKEKIDTLDDENKVITYSLFDGEVSENYKSLKGTLEVMDEEYGALVRWSFEYEKVKEDITGAFPNSYLDLVLEVTKAIEAHLVKE, encoded by the exons ATGGATTTATGTGGGAAAGTATTCACTGAATATGAAATTGAAGCATCTGCAGCTAAGTTCTATAATATTTTTAGGAAGCAACTTCAACATATTCCTAACATTTCCCCTGAAGTACATGGAGCTAGAGTGATTGAAGGTGACTGGGAAAATGTTGGTTCTGTCATACAATGGGAATATACAATAG ATGGAAGAGAAGAAAGTGCTAAAGAAAAAATTGATACTCTAGATGATGAGAATAAGGTCATCACATATAGTCTCTTTGATGGGGAAGTGAGTGAGAATTACAAGAGTTTAAAGGGAACATTAGAAGTGATGGATGAGGAATATGGTGCACTTGTGAGATGGAGTTTTGAGTATGAGAAAGTAAAGGAGGATATTACAGGTGCATTTCCTAATTCATACTTGGACCTTGTTTTAGAGGTCACAAAAGCTATTGAGGCTCATCTTGTCAAGGAATAG
- the LOC127092734 gene encoding kirola, which produces MSTITYSCILSITTYRVFVKTLESRKMALCGKVSTAYEGEATAAKFYNVFRKQLQFIPNISSEVQGARLLEGEWDKVGAVIHWEYTIDEEEQSAKGKIETIDDENKVITFSLFDGDVSENYKSFKGTLQVMDGEYGGLVRWTFEYEKLKEDITGAVMDFYLDLVAEITKDVDAHLVEEEQQI; this is translated from the exons ATGTCAACTATTACATACAGCTGTATACTTTCTATCACTACATATAGAGTGTTCGTAAAAACATTAGAGAGCAGAAAAATGGCTTTATGTGGGAAAGTATCCACTGCATACGAGGGTGAAGCAACTGCTGCTAAGTTCTATAATGTTTTTAGGAAGCAACTTCAATTTATTCCTAACATTTCCTCTGAAGTACAAGGAGCTAGATTGCTTGAAGGTGAGTGGGATAAAGTTGGTGCTGTCATACACTGGGAATATACAATAG ATGAAGAAGAACAAAGTGCTAAAGGAAAAATTGAGACTATAGATGATGAGAATAAGGTAATCACGTTTAGTCTCTTTGATGGAGATGTGAGTGAGAATTACAAGAGTTTTAAGGGAACATTACAAGTTATGGATGGGGAATATGGTGGGCTTGTGAGATGGACTTTTGAGTATGAGAAATTAAAGGAGGACATTACCGGTGCAGTTATGGATTTCTATTTGGATCTTGTTGCAGAGATCACAAAAGATGTTGATGCTCATCTTGTTGAGGAAGAGCAACAAATATGA